Proteins encoded by one window of Nomascus leucogenys isolate Asia chromosome 19, Asia_NLE_v1, whole genome shotgun sequence:
- the LOC115831496 gene encoding dynein heavy chain 2, axonemal-like, whose product MWSPHCLASLSQRSLLILFVEIDYWERLLFETPHYVVNVAERAEDLRILRENLLLVARDYNRIIGMLSPDEQALFKERIRFLDKKIHPGLKKLHWALKGASAFFITECRIHASKVQMIVNEFKASTLTIGWRAQEMSETLLVRISGKRVYRDLEFEEDQREHRAAVQQKLMNLHQDVVTIMINSYEVFKNDGPEIQQQWMLYMIRLDRMVEDALRLNVKWSLLELSKAINGDGKTSPNPLFQVFVILKNDMQGSVAQVEFSPTLQTLAAVVNDIGNHLFSTISVFRHLPDILTKRKLHREPIQTVVEQDEDIKKIQTQISSGMTNNASLLQNYLKTWDMYREIWEINKDSFIRRYQRLNPPVSSFDADIARYTEVANNVQKEETVTNIQFVLLDCSHLKFSLVQHCNEWQNKFTTLLREMAAGRLLELHTYLKENAEKISRPPQTLEELGVSLQLMDALQHDLANVETQIPPVHEQFAILEKYEVPVEDSVREMLDSLNGEWVVFQQTLLDSEQMLKKHKEKFKTGLIHSADEFKKKAHTLLEDFEFKGPFTSNVGYMSALDQITQVRAMLMAMREEENSLRANLGIFKMEQPPSKDLQNLEKELDALQQIWEITRDWEENWNEWKTGRFLTLQTETMETMAHGLFRRLTRLAKEYKDRNWEIIKTTRSKIEQFKRTMPLISDLRNPALRERHWDQVRDEIQREFDQESESFTLEQIVELGMDQHVEKIGEISASAAKELAIEVSLQNIAKTWDVIQLDIVPYKDKGHHRLRSGELGL is encoded by the exons ATGTGGTCCCCTCActgcctggcttctctctctcaAAGGTCCCTTCTGATTCTCTTTGTGGAAATTGACTACTGGGAGCGACTGCTGTTTGAGACGCCCCATTACGTGGTGAACGTAGCTGAGCGAGCCGAGGACCTGCGCATTCTGCGTGAAAATCTGCTACTTGTTGCTAGAGACTACAATAG GATTATTGGCATGCTGTCCCCAGATGAGCAGGCCCTATTCAAAGAGCGTATTCGGTTCCTGGATAAGAAGATCCACCCGGGACTCAAGAAACTGCACTGGGCCTTGAAGGGGGCCAGTGCCTTCTTCATCACGGAGTGCCGTATACATGCCAGCAAG GTGCAGATGATTGTGAATGAGTTCAAGGCATCCACTCTGACCATTGGCTGGCGAGCCCAAGAGATGTCAGAGACGCTGCTGGTACGCATTAGTGGCAAACGGGTATACAGGGACCTGGAATTTGAAGAGGACCAAAGAGAGCATCGGGCAGCTGTACAGCAGAAATTGATGAACCTGCACCAGGATGTGGTGACCATCATGATCAACTCCTATGAGGTCTTCAAGAATGATGGTCCTGAG ATTCAGCAGCAGTGGATGCTGTACATGATTCGGCTGGACCGCATGGTGGAGGATGCCCTGCGCCTGAATGTGAAGTGGTCACTGCTAGAACTATCCAAGGCTATCAACGGGGATGGAAAGACCAGCCCAAACCCACTCTTCCAAGTCTTTGTCATTTTGAAGAATGATATGCAAGGAAGTGTGGCACAG GTGGAATTCTCACCCACTCTGCAGACTTTGGCAGCTGTGGTCAATGACATTGGCAACCACCTCTTTTCCACCATCTCTGTCTTCCGCCACCTCCCTGACATTCTCACCAAGCGCAAGTTACATCGTGAACCCATCCAAACAGTTGTGG AGCAAGATGAGGACATCAAGAAGATCCAGACCCAAATCAGCAGCGGCATGACTAACAACGCAAGCCTGCTGCAGAACTACCTCAAGACCTGGGACATGTACCGGGAGATCTGGGAAATCAACAAGGACTCTTTCATTCGTCGCTACCAGCGCCTCAACCCGCCTGTCTCTTCTTTTGATGCTGACATTGCCCG CTACACGGAAGTTGCTAATAACGTGCAGAAGGAGGAGACGGTCACCAACATCCAATTTGTGCTGCTGGACTGTTCGCACCTGAAGTTCTCCCTGGTGCAGCACTGCAATGAATGGCAGAACAAGTTCACGACTCTGCTCAGGGAGATGGCTGCTGGGCGCCTCCTGGAGCTGCACACCTACCTGAAGGAGAATGCAGAGAA AATCAGCCGCCCTCCGCAGACGCTGGAGGAACTGGGGGTCAGCTTGCAGCTCATGGATGCCCTGCAGCATGACTTGGCCAACGTGGAGACTCAGATCCCTCCCGTACACGAGCAATTTGCCATTCTTGAAAAGTACGAGGTGCCAGTCGAGGACAGT GTCCGGGAGATGCTGGACAGTCTCAACGGGGAATGGGTTGTCTTCCAACAAACTCTGCTGGACAGTGAGCAAATGCTGAAGAAACACAAGGAGAAATTCAAGACAGGCCTGATCCACTCGGCAGATGAGTTCAAGAAGAAAGCACATACGCTTCTGGAAGATTTCGAATTCAAAG GCCCTTTCACCAGCAACGTGGGATACATGTCTGCCTTAGACCAGATCACACAAGTGCGGGCCATGCTGATGGCCATGCGGGAAGAGGAAAATAGTCTCCGAGCCAACCTGGGCATCTTCAAGATGGAGCAGCCACCCTCCAAGGACCTTCAGAACCTGGAGAAG GAGCTCGATGCCCTCCAGCAAATCTGGGAGATCACACGAGACTGGGAGGAGAACTGGAATGAGTGGAAGACTGGCCGGTTCCTGACCCTGCAGACGGAAACCATGGAGACCATGGCCCACGGGCTGTTTCGTCGCCTCACAAGATTAGCCAAAGAGTATAAG GACCGAAACTGGGAAATTATTAAAACTACTCGCTCAAAAATAGAGCAGTTCAAGAGGACCATGCCTCTCATCTCAGACCTGCGGAACCCTGCCCTTAGAGAGAG GCACTGGGACCAGGTCCGGGATGAGATCCAGCGGGAGTTTGATCAGGAATCTGAAAGCTTCACCTTGGAGCAGATTGTGGAGCTTGGGATGGATCAGCATGTGGAGAAAATTGGAGAGATCTCTGCTTCAGCAGCTAAAGAGCTGGCTATAGAAGTG TCTTTACAAAACATTGCCAAGACCTGGGATGTGATTCAGCTCGACATAGTACCCTACAAGGATAAAGGCCATCATCGGCTCAGGTCGGGGGAGCTGGGGCTCTAG
- the LOC101177049 gene encoding 60S ribosomal protein L29-like, which yields MHFAKKHKKKGLKKMQVNNAKAMSARAEALKALVKPKEVKPKIPKGVSHKFDRLVYIAHPNLGKRARARMAKGRRLCRPKARAKDQTKAQAAAPASVPAQAPKAAQGPTKASE from the coding sequence ATGCACTTTGCCAAGAAGCACAAGAAGAAGGGCCTAAAGAAGATGCAGGTCAACAATGCCAAGGCCATGAGTGCACGTGCCGAGGCGCTCAAGGCCCTCGTAAAGCCCAAGGAGGTTAAGCCCAAGATCCCAAAGGGTGTCAGCCATAAATTTGATCGACTTGTCTACATCGCCCACCCCAACCTTGGGAAGCGTGCTCGTGCCCGCATGGCCAAGGGGCGCAGGCTGTGCCGGCCAAAGGCCAGGGCCAAGGATCAAACCAAAGCCCAGGCCGCAGCTCCAGCTTCAGTTCCAGCTCAGGCTCCCAAAGCTGCCCAGGGCCCTACAAAGGCTTCAGAGTAG